One genomic segment of Paenibacillus xylanexedens includes these proteins:
- a CDS encoding Type 1 glutamine amidotransferase-like domain-containing protein produces the protein MTTLVLLSDLVFESNDKLDQRIRSLFNNEQLSIGYIPSCSDPERKYFEHTRRYYTQIGIDNIQYYDLDLEYEESTFSSIFECDAIHLSGGNTFYFLSLLQKRNVLGLLCSYVKSGGILIGVSAGSILTTPTIDIAGYGEDADENNVDLKDMQALGLVDFEFATHWDGSEDTLNSLREYTRVNRTAVYACQDGGGLVMDGESVELYGHVRLVDYRESGSVDE, from the coding sequence ATGACTACGTTGGTTCTGCTAAGTGATTTGGTTTTCGAATCTAACGATAAATTGGATCAGAGAATACGAAGCTTATTCAACAATGAACAGCTTTCCATCGGCTATATCCCTTCGTGCTCCGATCCGGAGCGGAAATATTTTGAACACACTAGACGTTACTATACTCAGATAGGAATAGATAACATTCAATATTACGATCTTGATCTGGAGTATGAGGAGAGCACATTTAGCTCTATTTTCGAATGTGATGCGATTCATCTATCCGGCGGAAATACGTTTTATTTTCTAAGTTTATTACAGAAGAGAAATGTGCTTGGTTTGCTGTGTTCCTATGTGAAGAGTGGCGGCATTCTGATCGGGGTCAGCGCAGGCAGTATTCTGACTACACCTACCATAGATATAGCGGGATATGGGGAAGATGCTGATGAAAACAATGTAGATCTGAAAGATATGCAAGCACTGGGACTCGTTGATTTTGAGTTTGCAACGCATTGGGACGGTTCGGAAGATACCCTGAATTCATTAAGAGAGTATACGCGCGTTAACCGTACGGCGGTTTATGCGTGCCAAGATGGTGGCGGGCTTGTAATGGATGGAGAAAGCGTAGAGTTATATGGACATGTGCGTCTCGTAGATTACAGAGAGAGTGGGTCTGTTGATGAGTAA
- a CDS encoding histidine phosphatase family protein yields MDITFIRHGHGEHLMDYPNQLNCLHPGLTELGKSQVIALRKQVVFAPEDVILISPTKRTIETAQLLTPNKNLVFFSPLVGPRMFPQNPEFVPFVCDQIYSKEELSHQYTDIRMLDLGLDCWKESINQMDAHRFKKLAEQLLEWCRQQSGNTFIISHDGTISNYRMLLGEEGLTKSDFLGEAGQYTIRNV; encoded by the coding sequence ATGGACATTACATTTATTCGTCATGGTCATGGCGAACACTTGATGGATTACCCAAACCAATTAAATTGTCTGCATCCTGGCCTCACTGAATTGGGGAAAAGTCAGGTCATAGCTTTGCGTAAACAAGTGGTTTTTGCGCCTGAAGACGTCATTTTGATTAGTCCAACGAAACGTACTATTGAAACAGCACAACTCCTAACTCCTAACAAAAATCTTGTGTTCTTCAGCCCGCTGGTTGGCCCAAGAATGTTTCCTCAAAATCCAGAGTTTGTACCTTTCGTCTGCGATCAGATCTATTCCAAGGAAGAACTCAGCCATCAGTATACTGACATAAGAATGCTTGATTTGGGTTTGGATTGTTGGAAAGAAAGTATTAATCAGATGGATGCACATCGATTCAAGAAATTAGCTGAACAGCTTCTTGAATGGTGCAGGCAACAGAGCGGCAATACGTTTATCATTTCCCATGATGGTACGATATCGAACTACAGGATGTTACTCGGAGAAGAAGGGTTAACCAAAAGTGATTTTCTTGGTGAAGCAGGGCAGTACACAATCCGAAACGTTTAA
- a CDS encoding GNAT family N-acetyltransferase, whose product MTYFPSVETERLYLRELTIADRQVVYEHFAEPDVTRFMDIEPCRDVNEAEEIIQFHIDDSGCRYGLFHKSDGEFIGTAGFHCWNQESPSKAEIGFDLSPSYWGQGLMQEALTAMIEIGWNKMNLDYIEATVEQENIQSQSLLEKLNFSKSTELVDNLFYYTLDKESAL is encoded by the coding sequence ATGACTTACTTTCCTAGTGTAGAGACTGAACGATTGTACCTCAGAGAGTTAACCATAGCGGACCGGCAGGTTGTATATGAACATTTCGCCGAACCGGATGTAACCCGGTTCATGGATATTGAGCCTTGTCGTGACGTAAACGAAGCAGAAGAAATCATACAATTTCACATCGATGATTCTGGATGCAGATATGGTCTGTTCCATAAATCAGATGGCGAATTCATAGGCACAGCGGGGTTTCACTGTTGGAATCAAGAGTCACCATCGAAGGCAGAGATTGGGTTTGATTTATCTCCGTCCTATTGGGGACAAGGGTTGATGCAAGAAGCTTTAACCGCAATGATCGAAATCGGCTGGAACAAGATGAATCTTGATTATATTGAAGCGACAGTGGAGCAGGAAAATATTCAATCGCAGAGCTTGTTAGAAAAGTTGAACTTTTCGAAGTCCACTGAGTTAGTAGACAATCTCTTTTACTATACATTAGACAAGGAATCTGCTTTATAA
- a CDS encoding nucleoside deaminase, which produces MKLSDYEYLTMALEEAEQSFTEGTYPIGAIIVDVDGIVVSKGRNRVFSDCDPTAHAEVDAIRRAGKHLLDVEKKKFSKKKDLTLYTTCEPCPMCSCTILMSGIKKIVWAADDEKYGGLRRFKEGPHFIHMFDTLSCVAAPYLDLENKQRALLAKWNISRGLLNTEWEIPKQ; this is translated from the coding sequence ATGAAGTTATCGGATTATGAGTATCTGACTATGGCTCTGGAAGAAGCAGAACAATCATTTACTGAAGGAACGTATCCGATTGGTGCGATAATCGTGGATGTGGATGGGATTGTCGTGAGTAAAGGCCGGAACCGAGTCTTCTCAGATTGCGACCCCACCGCACATGCTGAGGTGGACGCCATTCGTCGGGCAGGAAAACATTTGCTGGATGTAGAGAAGAAGAAATTCTCGAAGAAGAAAGACTTGACGCTTTATACTACCTGTGAGCCTTGTCCCATGTGTTCGTGCACCATATTAATGTCGGGGATTAAGAAGATTGTATGGGCAGCAGATGATGAAAAATATGGCGGGCTTCGACGTTTCAAGGAAGGGCCCCATTTTATCCATATGTTTGACACATTATCCTGCGTTGCAGCACCATACCTTGATCTGGAAAATAAACAGAGAGCATTGCTCGCCAAATGGAATATTAGTAGAGGTTTGCTTAATACAGAATGGGAGATTCCTAAACAATGA
- a CDS encoding GNAT family N-acetyltransferase, with protein MEFVGEKVRITSVTEQDLDFIGQLECDTNIWSFEETVETDEEKVREKYRSHFALADEKPYAYDFVIRRINDPEDTPIGIVQMWSYVDYRKSWELGFAVLSEYAGNGYGSEATRLLLRFAFQELQAHKVVGMCNSQNVRSVALMQHVGMTREAVFQEELWWNNQWTDQYFFSILNREFKPV; from the coding sequence ATGGAATTCGTGGGAGAGAAGGTAAGAATAACATCAGTCACAGAACAGGACCTCGACTTCATAGGTCAACTTGAATGTGACACAAACATATGGAGCTTTGAGGAAACTGTTGAAACGGATGAGGAAAAGGTCCGCGAGAAATATCGCAGCCATTTTGCTCTCGCAGATGAGAAACCATATGCCTATGATTTCGTTATACGCCGCATAAATGATCCGGAAGATACCCCCATTGGTATAGTTCAGATGTGGAGTTATGTGGATTACCGAAAAAGCTGGGAACTTGGATTCGCTGTACTTTCAGAATACGCAGGCAACGGATATGGGAGCGAGGCTACTCGTCTTTTGTTACGATTTGCGTTTCAAGAGTTACAAGCTCATAAGGTCGTCGGCATGTGCAATTCACAAAACGTTCGCTCAGTCGCACTGATGCAGCATGTGGGTATGACACGGGAGGCCGTCTTCCAGGAAGAACTATGGTGGAACAATCAGTGGACAGACCAGTATTTTTTCTCGATTTTGAATAGAGAGTTTAAGCCAGTCTAA